From the Micromonospora sediminicola genome, one window contains:
- a CDS encoding CaiB/BaiF CoA transferase family protein — protein MTRVTNQGPLTGVRVIELAGIGPGPFAAMMLADLGADVVRVDRVGGGGFGAFPGDLLNRNRRSLAVDLKQPAGRELVRDLVAGADALVEGFRPGVTERLGLGPTDCLAANPRLVYGRMTGWGQDGPLASTAGHDIDYLALTGALHGVGRAGEPPVPPMNLLGDFGGGGMMLALGMVAALYAVRGGAPGQVVDAAIVDGVSVLATQIHALRGLGLWQDPRGVNLLDGGAPFYDTYECADGRYVAVGALEPQFYAELVRLTGFPLDGDDAPDRDDPANWPALRAAWARLFRTRTRDEWAALLDGTDACVAPVLDWAEAPRHPHLAAREVFVAPDGVTQPAPAPRFSGTPTSVRRPPPAPGEHTDEVLTEAGLDVDRIAALRAAGTVG, from the coding sequence GTGACCCGGGTGACCAACCAGGGACCGCTGACCGGCGTACGGGTGATCGAGCTGGCCGGCATCGGCCCGGGCCCGTTCGCCGCGATGATGCTCGCCGACCTCGGCGCCGACGTGGTGCGGGTGGACCGGGTCGGCGGGGGCGGCTTCGGGGCCTTCCCCGGTGACCTGCTCAACCGCAACCGCCGCTCCCTGGCCGTGGACCTGAAGCAGCCGGCCGGACGGGAACTGGTGCGTGACCTGGTCGCCGGGGCGGACGCGCTGGTCGAGGGTTTCCGGCCCGGGGTGACCGAACGGCTCGGCCTCGGCCCGACGGACTGCCTCGCCGCCAACCCGCGCCTGGTCTACGGGCGGATGACCGGCTGGGGCCAGGACGGTCCGCTCGCCTCCACCGCCGGGCACGACATCGACTACCTGGCGCTGACCGGCGCGCTGCACGGCGTGGGCCGGGCCGGCGAGCCGCCGGTACCGCCGATGAACCTGCTCGGCGACTTCGGCGGCGGCGGCATGATGCTGGCCCTCGGCATGGTCGCGGCGCTGTACGCGGTGCGCGGCGGCGCGCCCGGCCAGGTGGTCGACGCGGCCATCGTGGACGGCGTGTCGGTGCTCGCCACCCAGATCCACGCGCTGCGCGGGCTCGGCCTCTGGCAGGACCCGCGCGGGGTCAACCTGCTCGACGGCGGCGCACCCTTCTACGACACCTACGAGTGCGCCGACGGCCGGTACGTCGCGGTGGGCGCGCTGGAGCCGCAGTTCTACGCCGAACTGGTGCGGCTCACCGGGTTCCCGCTCGACGGCGACGACGCTCCGGACCGCGACGACCCGGCGAACTGGCCGGCGCTGCGCGCGGCGTGGGCGCGGCTGTTCCGCACGCGTACCCGGGACGAGTGGGCGGCGCTGCTGGACGGCACGGACGCCTGCGTGGCGCCGGTGCTCGACTGGGCGGAGGCCCCGCGGCACCCGCACCTGGCGGCCCGCGAGGTGTTCGTCGCGCCGGACGGGGTCACCCAGCCGGCCCCCGCGCCGCGTTTCTCGGGCACGCCCACGTCGGTCCGCCGGCCCCCGCCCGCACCGGGCGAGCACACCGACGAGGTGCTCACCGAGGCGGGCCTGGACGTCGACCGGATCGCGGCGCTGCGCGCCGCCGGCACGGTCGGCTGA
- a CDS encoding DUF2267 domain-containing protein — MHYLTFVGRVARLTGTAEDRAATLTRATLETLAERLTGGEVLDLAAQLPKPLWGLLSPHPRTEAAERFGAAEFVARVARRADCDENTARTAVGAVFATLREAISSGEFQDVVVQLPRDYRDMVEPALAPAATRRR; from the coding sequence ATGCACTACCTGACCTTCGTGGGCCGGGTCGCCCGGCTCACCGGCACCGCCGAGGACCGGGCGGCGACGTTGACCCGGGCCACCCTGGAGACGTTGGCCGAGCGGTTGACCGGCGGCGAGGTGCTGGACCTGGCCGCGCAGCTGCCCAAGCCGCTGTGGGGGCTGCTCAGCCCGCACCCGCGTACCGAGGCGGCCGAGCGGTTCGGCGCGGCCGAGTTCGTCGCCCGGGTGGCCCGCCGGGCCGACTGCGACGAGAACACCGCGCGCACCGCGGTGGGGGCTGTGTTCGCCACGCTGCGCGAGGCGATCAGCAGCGGCGAGTTCCAGGACGTGGTGGTGCAGCTGCCCCGGGACTACCGGGACATGGTGGAGCCGGCCCTCGCGCCGGCCGCCACCCGCCGGCGCTGA
- a CDS encoding DUF2795 domain-containing protein, producing the protein MASYTDVLEYLSALDYPAGKDDVIREAEREGAPPDVLRALRALPPVDYANGTEVARSAGIDAAPEVSPSQRAAQARDRHPRVSQHLRGI; encoded by the coding sequence ATGGCGAGTTACACGGATGTCCTGGAGTACCTGTCCGCGCTGGACTACCCGGCCGGGAAGGACGACGTCATCCGCGAGGCGGAACGGGAGGGCGCGCCGCCGGACGTGTTGCGGGCGCTGCGCGCGCTGCCTCCGGTGGACTACGCCAACGGCACCGAGGTGGCCCGCTCGGCCGGCATCGACGCCGCTCCCGAGGTGAGCCCGTCGCAGCGCGCGGCGCAGGCCCGGGACCGCCACCCGCGGGTCTCGCAGCACCTGCGCGGCATCTGA
- a CDS encoding DUF1345 domain-containing protein codes for MPRHPAVRVPGHVPAALQLAVMGLVGVACGAAAGVLVRPVLAPLVGWDAAALAWLTLEWARLSRLDAARTARLAKLEDPGRAMRDALLLAACLGSLLAVGMVFTTAGQVPPGLARAVYAGLGVLSVVLSWFVVHTVFTTRYARLYYGGEPGGIDFHQDEPPDFTDFAYVAFTVGTTFQVSDTDVSDRAVRRTVLRQTLLSYLFGAVIVAATVNLLATLAR; via the coding sequence GTGCCGCGCCACCCGGCGGTCCGGGTCCCGGGGCACGTGCCGGCCGCGCTCCAGCTCGCCGTGATGGGGCTGGTCGGCGTCGCCTGCGGCGCCGCCGCCGGGGTGCTCGTCCGGCCGGTGCTGGCGCCGCTCGTGGGCTGGGACGCCGCCGCCCTGGCCTGGCTGACGCTGGAGTGGGCCCGGCTGTCCCGGTTGGACGCCGCCCGGACCGCGCGGCTGGCCAAGCTGGAGGACCCCGGGCGGGCGATGCGCGACGCGCTGCTGCTGGCCGCGTGCCTGGGCAGCCTGCTCGCGGTGGGCATGGTGTTCACCACGGCCGGTCAGGTGCCGCCCGGGCTGGCCCGGGCCGTGTACGCCGGCCTCGGCGTGCTCAGCGTGGTGCTCTCCTGGTTCGTCGTGCACACCGTCTTCACCACCCGGTACGCGCGGCTCTACTACGGCGGCGAGCCGGGCGGGATCGACTTCCACCAGGACGAACCGCCCGACTTCACCGACTTCGCCTACGTGGCGTTCACGGTGGGGACGACGTTCCAGGTGTCCGACACGGACGTGAGCGACCGCGCCGTTCGCCGGACCGTGCTGCGCCAGACGCTGTTGTCGTACCTGTTCGGCGCGGTCATCGTCGCCGCGACGGTGAACCTGCTGGCAACCCTGGCCCGATAG